A DNA window from Pseudomonas tohonis contains the following coding sequences:
- a CDS encoding vWA domain-containing protein — MFELAWPWIFLLAPLPWLLRVLLPPADSGEAALKVSFLGELEALAGRRARANLPAWRQQAPFILLWLLLLCAAARPEWVGEPQPLPASGRDLLVAVDVSGSMDYADMELDGKEVSRLTLVQHLMGEFIDGRIGDRIGLILFGSQAYLQAPLTFDRQTVHVWLDEALIGIAGKNTAIGDAIGLAVKRLRQRPANSRVLVLVTDGANTGGEIEPLTAARLAAEEQVKIYTIGIGADPEQGGVLGMFGLNPGLDLDEPTLRRIAEQTGGRYFRARSSKELEEIERSLDQLEPVSQLPSQARPALALYCWPLGAALLLSLLLISRELWPHALQQRPQWLRRRP, encoded by the coding sequence ATGTTTGAGCTCGCCTGGCCCTGGATCTTCCTGCTCGCGCCGCTGCCCTGGCTGCTGCGCGTGCTGCTGCCGCCGGCCGACAGCGGCGAGGCGGCGCTCAAGGTGAGCTTCCTCGGCGAGCTGGAGGCCCTCGCCGGCCGCCGTGCCCGCGCCAACCTGCCGGCCTGGCGCCAGCAGGCGCCGTTCATCCTGCTCTGGCTGCTGTTGCTCTGCGCCGCCGCGCGCCCGGAATGGGTGGGCGAGCCGCAACCCCTGCCGGCCAGCGGCCGCGACCTGCTGGTGGCGGTGGATGTGTCCGGCTCCATGGACTACGCCGACATGGAACTCGACGGCAAGGAAGTCAGCCGCCTGACCCTGGTGCAGCACCTGATGGGTGAATTCATCGACGGCCGCATCGGCGACCGCATCGGCCTGATCCTCTTCGGCAGCCAGGCCTACCTGCAGGCGCCGCTGACCTTCGACCGGCAGACCGTGCACGTCTGGCTCGACGAGGCGCTGATCGGCATCGCCGGCAAGAACACCGCCATCGGCGACGCCATCGGCCTGGCGGTGAAGCGCCTGCGCCAGCGCCCGGCCAACAGCCGCGTGCTGGTGCTGGTCACCGATGGCGCCAACACCGGCGGCGAGATCGAGCCGCTCACCGCCGCCCGCCTCGCCGCCGAGGAACAGGTGAAGATCTACACCATCGGCATCGGCGCCGACCCGGAACAGGGCGGCGTGCTCGGCATGTTCGGCCTCAACCCCGGCCTGGACCTGGACGAGCCGACCCTGCGCCGCATCGCCGAGCAGACCGGTGGCCGCTACTTCCGCGCCCGCTCCAGCAAGGAGCTGGAGGAGATCGAGCGCTCGCTTGACCAGCTGGAGCCTGTCTCGCAGCTGCCCAGCCAGGCCCGCCCCGCCTTGGCGCTGTATTGCTGGCCGCTGGGCGCCGCCCTCTTGCTGAGCCTGCTGCTGATCAGCCGCGAGCTGTGGCCCCATGCCCTGCAGCAACGGCCGCAGTGGCTGAGGAGACGCCCATGA
- a CDS encoding DUF4381 domain-containing protein, translating to MNPLDQLEPLIAPAAVPWWPPAPGWWVLAALLPLLLWGLWRLRHRLPRRQRGERAEQPLEPMREAALRELAQLRKPYDGAPAGPWLQQLNGLLKRLCRLHYPNDHSLTLSGRAWLAYLDNRCPAAGLTRWMVLVEGAYRPECKLDDKAIEGLSQAVDTWIRKHV from the coding sequence ATGAACCCGCTCGACCAGCTGGAGCCGCTGATCGCCCCCGCCGCCGTGCCCTGGTGGCCACCCGCGCCGGGCTGGTGGGTGCTGGCGGCGCTGCTGCCGCTATTGCTCTGGGGCCTCTGGCGCCTGCGCCATCGCCTGCCTCGCCGGCAACGCGGCGAGCGGGCGGAGCAGCCCCTGGAGCCCATGCGCGAAGCCGCCCTCCGGGAACTCGCCCAACTGCGCAAGCCCTACGACGGCGCGCCCGCAGGCCCCTGGTTGCAGCAGCTCAACGGCCTGCTCAAGCGCCTGTGCCGCCTGCACTATCCCAACGACCACAGCCTCACCCTCAGCGGCCGTGCCTGGCTGGCCTACCTGGACAACCGCTGCCCCGCCGCCGGCCTGACCCGCTGGATGGTGCTGGTGGAAGGCGCCTACCGCCCCGAGTGCAAGCTCGACGACAAGGCCATCGAGGGCCTGTCCCAGGCGGTCGACACCTGGATCCGCAAACATGTTTGA
- a CDS encoding DUF58 domain-containing protein: MDSPAAPTGIKVSLAELIDMRHRVREVQLFSTPSRRSPLIGLHHSKLRGRGVDFDQVRVYQPGDDVRTIDWRVTARTQEPHTKLFHEERERPVFIMVEQSQRLFFGSGQMFKSVLAAHAASLIGWAALGHNDRIGGLVFSDSEHHEIKPRRSKQSLLQLLNRLVRTNQALGGQQGATREGFSLALRRAREVLRPGSLVVILCDERTLSDTSEQQLALLARHTDLILLPLSDPLDHALPAAGLLRFTELGARLELDTHNPELRQAYRDQGDARKARWQRLAQRLGVLLLPLSTQAGMVEQLRDHLQHRGGKR; this comes from the coding sequence ATGGACAGCCCAGCCGCCCCGACCGGCATCAAGGTCAGCCTCGCCGAGCTGATCGACATGCGTCACCGCGTCCGCGAGGTGCAGCTGTTCTCCACGCCCTCGCGACGCAGCCCGCTCATCGGCCTGCACCATTCCAAGCTGCGCGGGCGCGGCGTCGACTTCGACCAGGTGCGCGTCTACCAGCCCGGTGACGACGTGCGCACCATCGACTGGCGCGTCACCGCGCGCACCCAGGAGCCTCACACCAAGCTGTTCCACGAAGAGCGCGAACGCCCGGTGTTCATCATGGTCGAGCAGAGCCAGCGGCTGTTCTTCGGCTCCGGGCAGATGTTCAAGTCGGTGCTCGCCGCCCACGCCGCCAGCCTCATCGGCTGGGCCGCCCTGGGCCACAACGACCGCATCGGCGGCCTGGTCTTCAGCGACAGCGAGCACCACGAGATCAAGCCCCGGCGCAGCAAGCAGAGCCTGCTGCAACTGCTCAACCGCCTGGTGCGCACCAACCAGGCACTCGGCGGCCAGCAGGGCGCCACCCGCGAAGGCTTCAGCCTGGCCCTGCGCCGCGCCCGCGAAGTGCTGCGCCCCGGCAGCCTGGTGGTGATCCTCTGTGACGAGCGCACCCTGTCCGACACCTCGGAGCAGCAACTCGCCCTGCTCGCCCGCCACACCGACCTGATCCTCCTGCCGCTCTCCGATCCGCTCGACCACGCGCTGCCCGCCGCCGGGCTGCTGCGCTTCACCGAGCTGGGCGCCAGGCTGGAGCTGGACACCCACAACCCCGAGCTGCGCCAGGCCTATCGCGACCAGGGCGACGCCCGCAAGGCACGCTGGCAGCGCCTGGCCCAGCGCCTGGGCGTGCTGCTGCTGCCCCTGAGCACCCAGGCCGGTATGGTCGAGCAGTTGCGTGACCATCTGCAGCACCGCGGTGGCAAGCGATGA
- a CDS encoding AAA family ATPase, translated as MEHREALIALRQYLSTQILGQEKLIDRLLIALLADGHLLVEGAPGLAKTKAIKDLAEGVEAEFHRIQFTPDLLPADITGTEIYRPETGSFVFQQGPIFHNLVLADEINRAPAKVQSALLEAMAERQVSIGRSTYDLPPLFLVMATQNPIEQEGTYPLPEAQLDRFLMHVKIGFPEASVERKILQQARGVALNGETRPEHQVSQQAIFAARKEILGLYMADAVEEYLVQLVMATRTPAKFDSELAEWLAYGSSPRGSIALDRCARAHAWMAGRDFVSPEDIQAVLFDALRHRLILSFEAEAAGIDQDRVIQRILDVVAVA; from the coding sequence ATGGAACACCGCGAAGCACTGATCGCCCTGCGCCAGTACCTGTCCACCCAGATTCTCGGTCAGGAAAAGCTCATCGACCGCCTGCTGATCGCCCTGCTCGCCGATGGCCACCTGCTGGTGGAAGGGGCGCCCGGCCTGGCCAAGACCAAGGCGATCAAGGACCTGGCCGAAGGCGTGGAAGCCGAGTTCCATCGCATCCAGTTCACCCCCGACCTGTTGCCCGCCGACATCACTGGCACCGAGATCTATCGCCCGGAAACCGGCAGCTTCGTGTTCCAGCAGGGGCCGATCTTCCACAACCTGGTGCTCGCCGACGAGATCAACCGCGCGCCGGCCAAGGTGCAGTCGGCGCTGCTCGAAGCCATGGCCGAGCGCCAGGTCTCCATCGGTCGTTCCACCTACGACCTGCCACCGCTGTTTCTGGTGATGGCGACGCAGAACCCCATCGAGCAGGAAGGCACCTACCCGCTGCCCGAGGCCCAGCTCGACCGCTTCCTGATGCACGTGAAGATCGGCTTCCCCGAGGCCTCGGTGGAACGCAAGATCCTCCAGCAGGCCCGTGGCGTCGCCCTCAACGGCGAGACACGCCCCGAGCACCAGGTCAGCCAGCAGGCGATCTTCGCCGCGCGCAAGGAAATCCTCGGCCTGTACATGGCCGACGCCGTGGAGGAGTACCTGGTGCAGCTGGTGATGGCCACGCGCACCCCGGCCAAGTTCGACAGCGAGCTGGCCGAGTGGCTGGCCTACGGCTCCAGCCCGCGCGGCTCCATCGCCCTGGACCGCTGCGCACGTGCGCATGCCTGGATGGCCGGGCGCGACTTCGTCAGCCCCGAGGACATCCAGGCCGTGCTCTTCGACGCCCTGCGCCACCGCCTGATCCTCTCCTTCGAGGCGGAGGCCGCCGGCATCGACCAGGACCGGGTGATCCAGCGCATCCTCGATGTGGTCGCCGTCGCCTGA